The following are encoded together in the Thermostichus vulcanus str. 'Rupite' genome:
- a CDS encoding helix-turn-helix domain-containing protein encodes MEFNPDQHPPAANLIGERVRWVRERLQLTQDQLAGRLAKYGVQLDYVKIGQVEKGKRRVIDKELVAFAKALGVSVTWLLSGDESHL; translated from the coding sequence ATGGAGTTCAACCCTGACCAGCACCCTCCCGCGGCCAATTTGATTGGGGAACGGGTGCGCTGGGTGCGTGAGCGATTGCAACTCACCCAAGATCAGCTGGCCGGCCGCTTGGCGAAGTACGGAGTGCAGTTGGACTACGTCAAGATTGGCCAGGTGGAAAAGGGGAAACGGCGGGTAATCGATAAAGAATTGGTCGCTTTTGCCAAAGCACTGGGGGTCTCGGTGACCTGGCTCC